gtatttaaaattataaattaaagggataatagctattttgccccctgccatatgggcgaagtttgaaaaacgcccctgtaaaaaaaaaaaattggattcgcCCCCTAACATATGAAGATTCCTCTGTTTTGCCCCTTCAAGaaatttaatattcaaaattattgacgtggcaaccattttttttattttttaaaattatttataatgacGTGGCATGCTTAGttggaattttttattatttttaaattatttataatgacGTGGCAAGCTTAGTTGGAATTAGCCAAAATTTTGTCTCCCATGGGTATTGAACCCATGACCTATTAATCACAAGGGAGCACCACCAACCACTAGGCTACTTTACTTTTGTTGTTCTATTCTTACTTTAAGTACTTATATTATAATAAACTAGTTATATTTATCtacttttatcaaatattatcagttacttttgttgttctattttacttttgtcaaatattaacgttaatatatttatctaattaaatatttattttaattaaattataaaatatatcagttaaaatataatagttatattatagttattagttaacattgttattaattaatactattataattaatatttattttactgttaaaattaattaaattctaaaatataaattaatttagttttaatttaaatttgtttaatttagttttaattacataaactaatttaatttagtcATATTTTATAGGCTatgttttataaactaatttaaaaaatactgaACCAAATTAATTTAGTCATATTTTATAAGCTATGTTTTAAAATATACTGTTAATCATGTTTCATAggctatgttttaaaaaaataatgtacctTTTAAACTAATGTAATAAACTAgtttaaactaatttattaacgttattttcaattaataatttaaataattaaagttatttaaataattaaagttatttaaatattaacatttttaaatatcaatgatatttaataatttttaaatatctatgttacaatattttaaatattaacggtAAATATGCAATTCatgtaatatattaatgttaatatattagttaataaaacatataataaaaaatcataacctaaataaatatattaacactAATATACTGGTTAATAAAACATTATCATtgattaacaataatattaaaacatatatcaaaatataagaacctaaataaatatttaataaacataTTTTCAGAAATTACTATAATATAAGTACTTAAAGTAAGAATAGAACAACAAAAGTAAAGTAGTCTAGTGGTTGGTGGTGCCCCCTTGTAATTACTAGGTCATGGGTTCAATACCCATGGAAGACAAAATTTTGGctttaatatttgacattttaacaaacaaataattaaataataataaaacatgccacatggaattaaaataaataaaaaataaataaaaactccaactaagcctgccacgtcattaaaaataataaaaaattccaaCTAAGCATGCCACgtcattataaataatttaaaaaaataaaaaaatggttgccacgtcaataattttgaatattaaatttcttgaaggggtaaaacaggggaatcttcatatgttagggggcaaatccaaatttttttttttacaggggcgtttttcaaacctcgcccatatggcagggggcaaaatagctattatccctaaattaaattaattaaattacgtGGCATATGTAATTTTAGCCAACTCAGCAATTCTCACTgccacatatgcatttttggagaGGGGCTCTAAAATTGGCAAAAAACTAAATGTTTTGGGATCAAAATAAGGAATTTTGAAAATGGGGGATCAAAAGttcattaaaatgaaaataagggggtcaaaagtgcatttaagcaaaaaaaaataaaaagacttACAAATAAACTCAAAAGAGCTTACTCCACACAATTCTCATCCATTCATTTCAAATCCCAACAAACCATTTCATCGTTATCCCTACACGGCTACACGCCAATGTAAACAACAAAACCATCTTAAATTCCCATCAAATACCTAAACTACGCCTCCCTTGTTCAAAAACCCCAAACTACCCCCTTCCAATCTTCTTATGAAAGCTTTtccaatttattaaaataataattaattaaaacagaagaaaaaataataatcgcataatttttttattactacTATGATATTTATATAAAACATTAAATATTGCTAAGAAAAATAAAGGGTCTCAATAATAAAACTATTTAATATGGTTTTGATAAAAGATTTAATATacagacagtgtaaaatagttttatagtGTCATTGAAATTATAATCGTTAATTTTTATAGAAGTTTAACTTTTTCGTTAAATTACatataaagtattttttttaaggaTTGTGATAcactaaatatataaaatattttataccgACAGTACACTACCTTTAAATTCTTTAATAAATTAATTCAgttaatatataaatatgaaaAGCACAAGGTTATTACACAAAAAAAGTAAATatgaaaaaactttttttttttatatattaaatgttttttaaagaaaaaggtgAAAGGAATCcataaaaaaatagattaaataataaatagctAGCGCCAAACTTTCTTTGAATAATTCAAAAAACCCGCGTGGTTTCCCTCTTTTCCGCACATTTATTTCCCAAACAAACCCTCCAAATTTTTTCAAATTCCCCCGCTCCAATTTTCACTCAATCTTTATATAAACCCTTCACTCCTTCATACCTCTTCACTCAAAACTCAAACCCTAAACACAAATCCTAAATAAACCCTTTCTCTCTTCTCAAATAATCACTTTTTTTCTTCCAATTTCAATTCTCAAACCAAACAATGCCTGCTTTTCCAGAAGAACCCCTTCTCGCCCCTAACCCAGACCGTTTCTGCATGTTCCCAATCCAATACCCTAAAATCTGGGAAATGTACAAAAAAGCCGAAGCCTCATTCTGGACCGCCGAAGAAGTCGATCTCTCCCAAGATAATCAGCACTGGATCTCCCTCACCGACGGCGAACGCCACTTCGTTTCGCATGTCCTCGCCTTCTTTGCCGCTTCCGACGGCATCGTCTTGGAGAATCTTGCCGGAAGATTCATGAAAGAAGTCCAAGTCTCTGAAGCGCGTGCCTTCTACGGATTCCAGATCGCAATTGAGAATATCCATTCCGAGATGTATTCTCTTCTCCTGGAGGCCTATATCAAAGATTCCGCTGAGAAGAACCGTTTGTTTCATGCTATCGAGACGATTCCTTGTATTACCAAGAAAGCTGAATGGGCGATGAAGTGGATCGATTCGTCTGATACTTTCGCTGAGAGAATCGTTGCTTTCGCTTGCGTTGAAGGTATATTTTTCTCCGGTAGTTTCTGTGCGATTTTCTGGCTTAAAAAACGCGGTTTAATGCCTGGATTAACTTTTTCAAACGAGCTTATTTCACGCGATGAAGGTCTCCATTGCGATTTCGCTTGTTTGCTTTACTCGCTATTAAAAAAGAAACTTCCAGAAGAGCGCGTGCAGATGATTGTTCGCGATGCGGTTGAGATCGAGAGGGAGTTTGTGTGCGACGCGCTTCCTTGCGCGTTGGTTGGGATGAACGGTGATTTGATGAGTACGTATATTGAGTATGTTGCTGATAGGTTGTTGGGGGAGCTTGGGTGTGGGAAGATTTATAATGTGACGAATCCGTTTGATTGGATGGATCTGATTTCGCTTCAGGGGAAAACCAACTTTTTTGAGAAGCGCGTTGGGGAGTATCAGAAGGCTTCTGTGATGAATAGTTTGACTGCGAATGGGActgatcatgtttttaaacttgatGAGGATTTTTAGATCTGGAAATTAGGGTTATCtactaatatttatatttagtttttaaTAATTGTTCTTGTTTCTCTCACCATTTTATGGTTGGGTTTTAAGCGATTTCTTATATTTATGATATTGTTTCAATTTCAATGTAAAAAAGCAGTTTACAAATTTAATGAATGTACTATTTCTTTCATAATTCTACTTGATTGCAATTTTTTCCTTATTGACTAAAATGCCCCTTATTGTTGTTTATCGATTAATTTTGATAAAGTTAAATTTGGGAATTTAAATAAGCGAAATAAGTGCTTAAAACTTAAGTTATGCACGAGCTTAAAAACGTTTGACACAGATAAGATTCGTTTGGGCCACTTTTGCGGTGAGTAGAGTATTGTTTTGTGGATCTTTAATGGCTTCTGGAATGCAGAGCAGTGGAATGTTGTCCAGAGAACAACTTTTTCATCTTTTCGAGCGTTTTATTATCCTTACTGCCCAGCCTGGTATCCtaattttgttttggtttatgtgttttgaatgttattttttcaaccctattttgattttattgCAATATGGTtgtgttgtgtgttttgttttctGAAGATGTAAAGAAAAGGATTGTAGATGCTGTTCTGGATAAGCAGGTGATAGATTATCTTGGCATTTGTTTAAGGGGTTTATCTTTGCTCTTCGTTTTCATGTTTTTGCTGTTGGTGTCTCAAATGGGTTTAAATTTAATTGGGCATTTCATCTTCAATGTCAAAAGATAATGCACTTTCAAAGTTTCTTAAAATGTTGAAGCTGTTTTCAAAAGTTGCAAAAGAATGTGCTGAAGGAAGTATTGAATGAgaattatgtttatgtttatttgtTCCAGTGAAAATGAAAACTTGAAGCAAGCATAGGAATTGGCTAGAATCTTCTTTGTGGGGTTGGATTTTAGATTATGAATGAACAATCTCTGAATGCTTATTTTGACATGTCTATTTGAATGCTTTAATATCAAATAAACACTCCAAGTCAGTTTCACATTatactttagtttttttttatgttatgaaaGTTGATTTGTAAAATGTTATGCTGCCATTTTTATGGAATTCATAACCTATGAGCAGGAGGCTGTTGCTGTGACCACTAGTATACaggaagaaatatttttggagatGGGTGTTGGTATGTTTTTTTGTATTGaaatatatttgttatttaaGTTGTATTTTGAATTTCGAGTCTTGACGTCTTTTTTTCATGTCATTAATCTGCGTAGTCATGGCATTATGTGCTTAAATTCAACTCAGCTGCCTGCTGTGCTTGTGTCACAGTTCATCTATACAAGTGTTTATGTGTATATCAGTATATCTATATAGAGATGTTGTATATATGTGTGCATTTCAGATTCTTTACGGGATATTTGCCTTTTAGCTGTTGAAGAGAGAGACGGAATGATAGCATTCTAAACTCTTGGTAGTCGATGTGATAACCGGCTTCGTGCTGGTCCTAAAGATGTAGTTTTAGAATTTTGAGTCCACAAACTGAGTTAATAGCAACCAGACTATTCAAGTTTCACAAACCTCCCTTTTTTGTCTTAGCCTGCATTATTGAAAGTCCAAACCCCGAATGAGGTTCTCTCAACGGAACCTTTTGTTTTCCCTGTATTTCTTTGCTTAAAAAATTTCTTCTAAGCATAGCCTAAGTTTGAATTTGTTGTATTGGGGTACCCTAATTTGTGTACAAGCTCAAATTTGTTTATATGAATCTTTATTGTAACTCCAGCATTGGTTTGTGTTCTTACATGAAATTTAGCATCTGAGATTTTTGGTTCTGTGCAAATCACCTGCTACAACATTTGAAGGAAAAGGTTGATTTCACTTTCAGTTATTTACAGCTTTGATCTGAACCTGTGATTTTGGTAGTTTTAGTAGAGTTGAATGGGGCATTAATCAAAAGCTATTGTTGAGAGGTGAGTTGAGCTGGCTTGAGTTTAGAAATTTAAATAACTTAATTTTGAATAAGTATAACATTTAAAGATTATTATGAGGAAAAACAAGAAAAGTGCAGTCACTACTTATGCTATTTATGGTTTTTTGATTTTTCTGtcattttatttcatatttatgaCCAAACACCATAAGCTTGGACGATTGGTAAAAGATGAGTTAAAATTCTTTTATCCTGTTATCAGGATGCCTGTAAAGGTGATAGGGACAGCAAAGTTTGATAAGTTCCATGTTGCAGCGACTGCAACAGATCTAGTTTACTGCCAATTGCAATACCAGATTATGTACTTCTGGTATTAGGGATAGAAATGGTTTCTAGATAATAAAAGAGATTGGTTTCTATTACTGGAAAGGTAGGTGTAATTCCACAATCTCAAGTCCAATACCTGTTTACTGTTGTTAACTTATTTCCACTATGCATGTAACAAACACCTTACTTTCACTAACTGATAGAACACCAAGGTCCAACATGAACCAATCACTAGGCCCAGTTCACAAGCACAGTTTCTAGAAGTTTGTAGAAAGAGAAGGAATAAGAGTTAGTTAGCAACTTCCCTGGTTTTAGGGGACTTTCTGTTATAAAAGGGAGGGAAGGGGAAATATTGTTAGAAAGTTTGTTAGGAAAGTTATATTCTGGTTTAAGAGCTTAGCTCTGGTTTAAGAGTTCATAGAACTCTTGTTTACACATTCTATTTTCTGTTTCCCACCACTGTAAGAGCTTGAGGctcaccatcttcactttcagtCAATAAAGTTTAGTTTGTCACCTTAAAATTCTGAGTTCTATCATTGATCCGACCAGCTGGATTGTCAAGGGAGAGCCAGCATTTGtgacattcaagatgaaagaaagAATTTGACGTGTTGGAAGCAAGAACGGGAAGATTGGAGGAACTCACCAAATCGTTTATTGCAGAGTTTCATCAATTGTTACAGCCAGAGGTGGCAAGCCTTTGAGGGGGTGTGTCGAGGATTCTGGTGATGATGGTCACTCGTCTTCCAGCAATATGTTATTGGGAGGAGGGAAGATCAGCACTCAAGTTCTTGGGAGAGAAGAAAGCGAGCGATTGCGAGTTTGAAGGTCTACTGGAAGAGACCTTTTCTCAGCATGTGAAACAGACTAAGAAGGAACAACCACAATCGTTGGCTGCAATTCTTCATTCGAGTAATCCCAAGAATTTACAGTTCCTTCACAGCCTTGATGGGTTTCCAGTCTGATCAAAATTTCTTCCACTCCTTAGTTCTCATTCCATGTCACAGCCCATTGTTGCTATAAAAAACCAGGAAACTGGAGTTCATATAACAAGGAAGCAAAGCATAGAAGAGTGGAATTATATTTTTGGGCCAGAAAACTTAAGGTGTTTTCTTATCTGTGGGGGGAAGGTTGACATTGATATATGCAGTTATGCACTGTTTTAATTTTCCTCTCTTTATTTTAGTTTAGGGTAGCTGCGGGGTAACTTGGGGCATTTTGATACTCTGATTGATGATATGTGCAGATCTGCGTTTTCCTTGCCAATCTTGATAGATATTTATTCTGGTGACCAATgcaataagtcaattttttcaatacTTATAATTTTCTTGAGGTTATCTTCTGTTTGATACATCTATTATATGTACATTTTgccattatttatttttttattcatacAACAGACCCACGATTTGGTATTTCATGCCTGGGAAAAATCAGTACTGAATATGAGAATGACCAAGATTTGATGATTGAATTTTATAAATTCCTTGCCAAGTAAGTCACCTCTATCATTATGTGTAGCATTAACTCATTTCTATTTGTCAACATTTTCTCTTCAATTCTTTACTGCAAAAATGGCCTTTTAACTATGAATTGTGAATTGTTAGAGAAGAGATGGCCTGCGATGAAGCAGAGCTTGGAGAAGAAGAATTTGCAGAAAAAAAGAGCTATCAACAAAACTTACAGCAACAGGTAATATTTTCAACTTATGTTGAACTTTGTCGGTACTTGTACGTGTACACTGCTTATATTGAGAGAGTGAATCTTCACAGCAACTAGAGATGCTGCAGCACATGCGCAAGTTTAACTTGGATGATCAATCTGCAATCCTTGAGAAGGTGAATACTAGTTTTTTTTATAGCTTATATGACATGTTCGTAAGCGGTTTTCAACTTGGGAcataaaattttgaatttatttttatgttttgctATAAAAGCAGCTTATTACATAAGCTTTCCatgaaaacaaattaattatattgattttcCAGTTACACCAGCAGATGGAGAATGGCAATTATGAAAGCGAGACATCCATTTTGTCAGCTAAGCAGGTGGAAGAGATAATTCAAAGGAAGGTGACCCCTCTGTTTATGCCAAGTTAGACACAGAATCTGCACTTATCATGGAGCCAGAACCTGTCAACTATTTTGTATCGGCCTATTCCATAATCCGTGATATGTACATTTACTCTGTTTATTTGCCAAAATATGATGTGTTGTATTGTTTACTTCGCATCATTTAACACTTGCTGTTCTTGCATCCCTGAATTTTTTTGTGCATTTTCTTCTTGAACGGGGAGCTAAAAATACCCGAGCGATGCACCGTATGGATGCCACATATATGTTTCATAAACTAAGCATATATGATTCATAAACTATTGGAACAAAATCAATCTATTTATAACAGTAGGTGAACACACTAATTAAAAGACACATCATTCATATGTTTTAAGAAACACATGGGGTGTGAGTGATGGTTCAACCGATCAACCACAACTCAACTTCATTATAAATGTGATGGAATCATCTATCTtactaattttatcattaaaaaaattcagCAAGGTGGAGAGATAGAACCAAAAGGATGCTACTCGTTATATGACGTTAAATCTCCGATATTATTTGTTACTTGTTCCTGTGGTCATAGCCTTACTTAACTTATAAATAATGTATGTATAATCCTAACTAATGAAATTGATCAATTACTCAACAATTGATATCTAGAGTCTTACCCGTTTTTTTTGGTAACATACGCAGTTTTGTTAGTTTGATTGGTTGCAAATTGTTAGAGTTGATTATAATACTTTTATAACTCATAACTCACCAATAGGcacatattcaaaattttcaccaccATCAATTCCAAAGTATAATTGCTTTTATGATCATTAGGCATAGTTAATAGAGAATCTGTTGTGTTCAAGTTTTCACCACCATCAATTCCAAAGTATAATTGGTTTTATGATCATTAGGCATAGTTAATGGAGAATCTATTGTGTTCAAAGGAGTATTGAAGTTTGATTGAATATGTCACAGTAGCACTTAAGAATGCCACAGACGAGCAAATGAAACTTGACGCTGAAAGGAATATCAAAGACTTGAAGTTCATAAAGAGATAACAATTGAAGGAAACCGTGACATCATTGCACTTGATTACAATGATGGGGAAATAAAAAATTGATGCTTATGAGCTACCTCTCAGAGAAATAAAAGAACATACTTGCCTCAAGCACTATGTGTCTTTGTCACAAGTCAAGAAGTAGTCTAAGGTATAGGCCATTATACAATCTAGCCATCTTTTAACACAAGGGTTGATCCAAATACATATGAAGAACCTGCTAATATTTTCGTTTGAAATGAAGTAACGGATCAAGAGATAAAATCCATTGAAAATAACAACACACAGGAGTTAAATTTTTTGCCAGCATAACGCAAGAAGATTGGTGTAAAGTGGATATACAAAACCTAGTACACTGAAAACTGGAGAAATTTAAAAGCACAAAGCATGACTAGTCCACTCTCAACAAAATGGAATAATCTATAATGAATTTGCTCCTCCAATTGCTAGGTGGGACACCACCAATCAAAGCTATCCTGGCCCTGACAACTTGCAATTATTGGAGTGTATATCGACTTGATGTGAATTATACCTTCATTCATCTAGAATTTGGTGAAGATGTCTATGTAGATCAACCACTTGGATATCTAAAACAAGAGGAAAAAAAGCGGACAAGTTGAAAAAGAAATTGTATGCATTCAAACAAGTACCAAGAGTTTTGTATATTAAAATTGAGTCATACTTTTGTCAGGAACTATTTAAGAAATATCCTCATAAACACACTTTGTTTGTGAAACAAAAAGATGAAGGTAAAATTCTTAGATTCATCCTTTCTTGTATAGTAAATTACTATACAAGAAAGGATGAATCTAAGAAAGGATGTATAGTAATGTTCAATTAGGGAAAAATTAATTGGTTAGGATTAAAGTTGGTTAGTTACTTGTTTGTGAAGTAACTACTTACTTGTGTTGCAAGCTAGCCTTAAACTGTCAAGCTTCAATCCTTGTAACGAAAATTTATAAATACTACATGTATGAATCATCTTAACTAATGAAATTGAAAATCACTCAACAAAGAAGAAAATACTAAAACCATTTTAGCAAAATCCATGTGCAGTATCAGTAACATTATTAGCAGGTGGAATAACAAAGTGCCAAAGTTTCTTAACACCACCAACTCTATATTTCATGCACAAAAACTCCTTAGCATACAACTTCTCAACAGCCCTATCCACGTCATGAAGAAACACGTGCGTCACACCCGCTTTTTTCCTCCCACGCGCCATCACCGCCGCAGAATATATCACCGCCATCCTCCCTGGAGCCGCCGGGATATATCCCCTCGGCGCATCAATCATGATCACATCCCAATCCCGATCATACACCTCATTTGGAAACTCGCCTAGCGCGAGTCTACATCGACGATCATCCTTGAGAGGGTGGTCGTCTCCGCCGACCGCCCCACAGTTCTTCTTGTAGGATGATAATAGCGTGGTGGCTTCTAAGAGGCGCGTGTTGTAACGCACTGTGTAGGCGCGTAGAATAGGAAAGCGTCTGAGGGAAGAGATTGTCCACTTAGGATCTTCTTCGAGGAATAGCGTGATGCCGCGTGGATTAAACGCATCCCACATGAGCGCGTCGTGACCTATTCCGAATACGAGGAAGTTGCATGGTCCTAAGGATTGTAGTACGTCGAATGGTCTTCTGATCTCGTTTTTGGTCTGTTGAGGAACGTCACGCGCCGTGGCGTAGTGGAAGATTGTGACTAAGGGGATGGAGGATGTTGCGAATTCTTCGGCGATGATGGTTTGTGCGGGCGTGAGGGGGCCAACGGTGGAGCATATGTGTCGGGGATCTGTTTGTCGGGAATAGAAGACGAAGAGGATGAAGGCTGCGGCTATGATTGCTATGACGAAGAGAAAATATGAGTTGTTGGGGTTTGGTGTGTTTGGATGTTTCTTTTTGTTGGATTGTTTTGAGATCAAAGATTGCATGGTGATGTGTGTGTTGTGTTGTGTTAATGATGTTTGTCAATTTGAGTGTGATGAGGTTTGAATGAGTGACTTGTGTGATGATGG
The Vicia villosa cultivar HV-30 ecotype Madison, WI linkage group LG6, Vvil1.0, whole genome shotgun sequence genome window above contains:
- the LOC131609055 gene encoding ribonucleoside-diphosphate reductase small chain — protein: MPAFPEEPLLAPNPDRFCMFPIQYPKIWEMYKKAEASFWTAEEVDLSQDNQHWISLTDGERHFVSHVLAFFAASDGIVLENLAGRFMKEVQVSEARAFYGFQIAIENIHSEMYSLLLEAYIKDSAEKNRLFHAIETIPCITKKAEWAMKWIDSSDTFAERIVAFACVEGIFFSGSFCAIFWLKKRGLMPGLTFSNELISRDEGLHCDFACLLYSLLKKKLPEERVQMIVRDAVEIEREFVCDALPCALVGMNGDLMSTYIEYVADRLLGELGCGKIYNVTNPFDWMDLISLQGKTNFFEKRVGEYQKASVMNSLTANGTDHVFKLDEDF
- the LOC131611376 gene encoding arabinogalactan O-methyltransferase 1-like, yielding MQSLISKQSNKKKHPNTPNPNNSYFLFVIAIIAAAFILFVFYSRQTDPRHICSTVGPLTPAQTIIAEEFATSSIPLVTIFHYATARDVPQQTKNEIRRPFDVLQSLGPCNFLVFGIGHDALMWDAFNPRGITLFLEEDPKWTISSLRRFPILRAYTVRYNTRLLEATTLLSSYKKNCGAVGGDDHPLKDDRRCRLALGEFPNEVYDRDWDVIMIDAPRGYIPAAPGRMAVIYSAAVMARGRKKAGVTHVFLHDVDRAVEKLYAKEFLCMKYRVGGVKKLWHFVIPPANNVTDTAHGFC
- the LOC131609056 gene encoding uncharacterized protein LOC131609056, with amino-acid sequence MASGMQSSGMLSREQLFHLFERFIILTAQPDVKKRIVDAVLDKQEAVAVTTSIQEEIFLEMGVDPRFGISCLGKISTEYENDQDLMIEFYKFLAKEEMACDEAELGEEEFAEKKSYQQNLQQQQLEMLQHMRKFNLDDQSAILEKLHQQMENGNYESETSILSAKQVEEIIQRKVTPLFMPS